The window TCGTATAACTTGGCGGTTGTTCCATTCGGATATTTAAATTGAGTATCGAAAAGACACTCAGATGGATACGCACTTGTGTCAGggaaaaagtcaaagacGGCTTAAAGTTGTTTTAGTAAAAGACTTCTTAGCTTTGAGGGATCAGCGCACCATTTCCAGGGCCAGGCACTCCACCATTGGTAGACCAGTGCGTGTTGAGCCCTTTGCCCGGAGAACGGAACCAGCCCTGGTATCCAAACATGTATTTGCCCTGGATCGTTGAAGCATCgacggctgctgccgctcGAGGCGCGAGTGCCTCGGCAGCCGTGGAGAGCGCAGAAATGAAGAGCAAATGGGCACGCATATCATCCGGTGGAATGCTCAACTGGGGTGAtgcaacaaacaaacaaaagatgAGAGGGAAGAGACAGCATTAAATACCCAAATAGCAGAGGCTCGGAGGTGTCCAGCCGGCTGGATCAGGGGAGTATACGAAGTAGCGATGGCTAGTCTGCAGTGAATATACGGGCAACTTCCCGCGAGAGATTAGCTTgtattcttcttgtcataTTGCCTCCACACAAGATGCACATCAGATCTTTTTAGTGCTGAGTAGACGGAACACGGGTTGCTACGTACAATGAAGAATGAGTTACTTCATACTGGACACAAGCCAATTTAATCAAGACATACATGGCGGCACTGCTATTATCGGACTACTATGTTCTGTATTTAGACTTGGAAGTTCATGAAATACCGACTGATGGCGTTTCCAGGCAGCGCATAACGGATGCCTTTACAAGGATCTGCCTTGCTTAGACAAACTTGAGAAAGAATTAGCGACTTGCCCACTACACGGCCAATAGCATTGTCTTCccagagagagacagagcaATTGTCAAGCTCGTACTCTGTAAAAGTTTCCATGTAAGAATTAAAGGTTTAGGGGGTTGATCGGCAGTTTTTCCCGCAGTCTAGCCTTCAATTCAAACGACTTGCCTTTTTAGGCATTTGACGACTTCCCAAGCTGACTCAAAACTTATGGCATTCGAGCCTAGCTGTCCATATTTAGGTCTGAGCACTGGGTTGCCTAACTACATGCACAGCTCGCGGTGTAATTGCGCCTTGCCAGAAAAAGACTTGCTACTATATGGAATTCTGTCATGGAATCATCGATACTGTATAAAATAGGTTTGTGCTATTTAAGGCTTTGGTTGGGCTGCATTGCAGCGATGCTTCATTTTAGCGGGCCAAAGTTGTCGGGGTGTGAATAACACCATCGTATATATTCTAAGCATTTTTATATGCCTAGATACAGCTACATTTTTTCTGCTACCATTTCGCTTATACATCTTCGGTGGcttggcttttcttctttttccactGTTCATAATCTGGTGCCATGAATATTTTACCCTCTATAATCTTGCTTATTGTAAGAGTAGCAACCATGACCCACAGCAGCGTTACAATAACTGTAACAATCTGTTATTCATGCGTATTAGCTTCATAATACATTGGTTAGGAGGAAATATCCTAATAGCTGGTATAAATGTAGGGAGCGTTAAGAAAAAGGTTGCAACTTACAGTTCCTAAAACACTGAAGAATCTAGACGGCATTTCTTGGCCAATTGCTATCGTTGCACCAGCCCAGACACCAACAGGAAACGTGAATCCCCACCAGCCAAGGTTGAACGCAAATTTGCGACGACTCAGGCTGGCTAGAGCGAAGAAAATCCACGCCAGACCATTTGCCCACATGATGAAGCCAAGTATCCAACCTGTAACATATAAAATCTCTCCAGACTTGGCTCCCATTTTCCCGAGGACGCCGGTTTTGGGGAAAACTTCAGCTGCTACTTTGCCGAGCTGCATAATTGCATATCCACCTTGGCCAAGGGGCGCAACCGGCAAAAACATGGATACTATAGCTTCTGGAGGCGGTAGGCTGTGCATTGACAGACGTTGATACAAAATAACCAAGCAGGTTAGAGAGAGAGGCATGGCAGTTCCCCAGAGGAAGTATGAAGTCATAAGAGTCCAAAGAGCATGTCGCTCATTCTCTATGACTTCAGCCACAACTCCGCCGATGGCGGACGCGACGATTGCAGAAGCTATGGGAAGAAGCCAGGTTGCAGAAAGAGTTTCTAATCTCACATCGTGAACGTGCATACTGGAAATTATAATTAGTCATATTAATTGAAGCAATAGGCAGATGGCCATGACTTACATGACAAATGGTATCCAGTAGCAGATTATAATCGATATCGCAGCGTCAATCCACCAAAGCGTCCACGCCTAGAGCAACAAAAGtaagcttcttttccaatcTCATCAAGTCTCGGTTCAGCTTACCAAGGTAACTGCCCAGCTACCCCACGCGGGCACACAGACCAAAACAATCATCTCAACAATTGTAGCGAGACCAATCGGAAATGCTCCCAACAAGAGGGACATGCCAGGATGTCTTATCATAGTCATAAATAGACCTGGATTAATGAGGTACCGAAGTGCAGATATGAATgtgaaaagaatgaagaaaaagaggttcagacaaaaaaagatgactGAGATCCAATACAACCAAGCTCCATTGTAAGGGAGATTGTGAAGGAGGATAGAAACAATGCCAGTGCCCATGTTGACGGTGAACCACCTTGAAAAAGAATCTTTAGAATTTTCACACATTATATATGATAGAGGCGTGATTGAAGGTACTCTAATCAACAGACAGCATGAAACGAAGAATCTGAGATGCCCACTTACGCTGGAACGAAAGTATGGACAACAGTCCAAATATTTTTCTTGCGCTTTTGAGGAGGGACAGGGTCGTCATCTGGCTTCTCCATATCGGTTTGTGGTACATTGGCCGCTGAATGCATTGTAAGGTTGTCGTTTGAATATGTCGAGGACGCAGCCACGGCCTTATTTTCAAGTCTTGGGCCAGCTAG is drawn from Trichoderma atroviride chromosome 7, complete sequence and contains these coding sequences:
- a CDS encoding uncharacterized protein (EggNog:ENOG41~TransMembrane:8 (i45-69o81-102i114-135o141-167i179-199o225-249i261-282o288-312i)), translating into MHSAANVPQTDMEKPDDDPVPPQKRKKNIWTVVHTFVPAHPGMSLLLGAFPIGLATIVEMIVLVCVPAWGSWAVTLAWTLWWIDAAISIIICYWIPFVIMHVHDVRLETLSATWLLPIASAIVASAIGGVVAEVIENERHALWTLMTSYFLWGTAMPLSLTCLVILYQRLSMHSLPPPEAIVSMFLPVAPLGQGGYAIMQLGKVAAEVFPKTGVLGKMGAKSGEILYVTGWILGFIMWANGLAWIFFALASLSRRKFAFNLGWWGFTFPVGVWAGATIAIGQEMPSRFFSVLGTIVTVIVTLLWVMVATLTISKIIEGKIFMAPDYEQWKKKKSQATEDV